From a region of the Syngnathoides biaculeatus isolate LvHL_M chromosome 2, ASM1980259v1, whole genome shotgun sequence genome:
- the ptges3b gene encoding prostaglandin E synthase 3b isoform X1 gives MTSRQDMHPASAKWYDRRDSVFIEFCVVDSKDVKVTFDKTKCAFSCVGGTDNVKHDNEIELFDAIDQNESKHKRTDRSVLCYLRKEQPGKSWPRLTKEKAQLRWLSVDFNNWKEWEDDSEEEMGNFDQFSDMMNNMGGDDFQPDLDGEDDESADSDDEKMPDLE, from the exons atgactTCACGTCAAGACAT GCATCCAGCAAGTGCCAAGTGGTACGACAGGAGGGACTCTGTTTTTATAGAGTTTTGTGTTGTGGACAGCAAAgatgtaaaagtcacttttgaTAAAACTAAATGTGCTTTCAG ttgTGTTGGTGGAACTGACAATGTCAAACATGACAACGAAATAGAACTCTTTGACGCCATTGATCAAAAT GAATCCAAACACAAACGCACAGATCGATCTGTCTTGTGCTATTTGCGGAAAGAGCAGCCGGGCAAGTCATGGCCGAGGCTTACGAAAGAGAAGGCCCAG CTGAGGTGGCTCAGTGTTGACTTTAACAACTGGAAAGAGTGGGAGGACGACTCGGAGGAGGAGATGGGAAACTTTGATCAATTCTCAGAC ATGATGAATAACATGGGAGGTGATGATTTCCAACCTGATCTAGATGGTGAAgat GATGAGTCTGCAGACAGCGACGACGAAA AAATGCCAGATTTGGAATAG
- the ptges3b gene encoding prostaglandin E synthase 3b isoform X2 has product MGESRHPASAKWYDRRDSVFIEFCVVDSKDVKVTFDKTKCAFSCVGGTDNVKHDNEIELFDAIDQNESKHKRTDRSVLCYLRKEQPGKSWPRLTKEKAQLRWLSVDFNNWKEWEDDSEEEMGNFDQFSDMMNNMGGDDFQPDLDGEDDESADSDDEKMPDLE; this is encoded by the exons ATGGGGGAAAGCCG GCATCCAGCAAGTGCCAAGTGGTACGACAGGAGGGACTCTGTTTTTATAGAGTTTTGTGTTGTGGACAGCAAAgatgtaaaagtcacttttgaTAAAACTAAATGTGCTTTCAG ttgTGTTGGTGGAACTGACAATGTCAAACATGACAACGAAATAGAACTCTTTGACGCCATTGATCAAAAT GAATCCAAACACAAACGCACAGATCGATCTGTCTTGTGCTATTTGCGGAAAGAGCAGCCGGGCAAGTCATGGCCGAGGCTTACGAAAGAGAAGGCCCAG CTGAGGTGGCTCAGTGTTGACTTTAACAACTGGAAAGAGTGGGAGGACGACTCGGAGGAGGAGATGGGAAACTTTGATCAATTCTCAGAC ATGATGAATAACATGGGAGGTGATGATTTCCAACCTGATCTAGATGGTGAAgat GATGAGTCTGCAGACAGCGACGACGAAA AAATGCCAGATTTGGAATAG
- the prim1 gene encoding DNA primase small subunit, producing the protein MPSSSFDYDPASLPDLLPLYYRRLFPFSQYYRWINYGGVQKNYFQNREFSFTLKDDIYVRYQSFTTQNEMEKEIQKMNPYKIDIGAVYSHRPSQHNTVKSGTFQALEKELVFDIDMTDYDDVRSCCSAADICSKCWTLMIIAIRILDRALREDFGFQHLLWVYSGRRGVHCWVCDEVARKLSVSARSAVAEYLSLVKGGEETVKKVVLTDPIHPFIRESLSVVERYFSTYALEEQDVLGRKESVQQVLGLVPEDVRKELQQDFKHERNPQSRWQLIMEQANKKQVAGKKGQHFEKEIMLQYCYPRLDVNVSKGVNHLLKSPFSVHPKTGRISVPIDLTELDTFDPFHVPTISLICSELDRVKAGEEEQDENPDVKENEETAEKRKIRDYKRTSLAKYVKYFDKFLDGVSQSWKGELLKKSDLQKQF; encoded by the exons ATGCCGTCATCATCGTTTGATTATGACCCAGCGAGTTTACCAGATTTACTGCCGCTTTACTACCGACGACTGTTTCCTTTCTCACAGTACTACCGTTGGATCAACTATGGAGGTG TGCAGAAAAACTATTTTCAGAACCGCGAGTTCTCCTTCACCCTCAAAGACGACATCTACGTCCGTTACCAGTCTTTTACCACGCAGAACGAGATGGAGAAGGAAATCCAGAAGATGAACCCTTACAAAATTGACATCGGAGCGGTCTATAGTCACAGA CCCAGTCAACATAACACCGTGAAGTCTGGAACCTTCCAGGCTCTGGAGAAGGAGCTGGTGTTTGATATTGACATGACCGATTATGATGATGTCAGAAGCTGTTGCAG TGCTGCAGACATTTGTTCCAAGTGTTGGACTTTGATGATCATTGCAATAAGAATCCTGGACCGAGCTCTTCGGG AGGACTTTGGCTTTCAGCACCTCCTGTGGGTCTATTCTGGCAGAAGAGGTGTCCATTGTTGGGTGTGTGACGAAGTCGCCAGGAAGCTTTCGGTATCCGCTCGATCCGCGGTGGCAGAATACCTCAGTTTAGTCAAG GGTGGTGAAGAAACTGTGAAGAAAGTGGTGCTGACGGATCCTATTCATCCTTTTATTAG aGAATCCCTGTCAGTGGTCGAGCGATACTTCTCCACGTATGCACTGGAGGAACAGGACGTATTGGGCCGGAAGGAGTCGGTACAACAAGTGTTGGGCCTTGTGCCTGAAG ATGTTCGAAAAGAGTTACAGCAAGACTTCAAACATGAGAGGAACCCGCAGAGTAGATGGCAACTCATCATGGAACAAGCCAATAAGAAACAG GTGGCGGGCAAGAAGGGCCAACACTTTGAGAAAGAAATCATGTTACAGTATTGTTACCCACGACTCGATGTGAATGTCAGTAAAGGGGTGAACCATTTGCTAAAGAGCCCCTTCAGTGTCCATCCTAAAACAG GCCGCATCTCCGTTCCCATTGACCTCACAGAACTGGATACGTTTGATCCTTTCCATGTACCCACAATCAG TTTGATCTGCAGTGAGTTGGATCGTGTCAAGGCGGGTGAGGAGGAACAGGATGAAAATCCGGACGTTAAGGAAAATGAAGAAACTGCTGAGAAACGAAAGATCAGAG attatAAGAGAACCAGTCTGGCAAAATATGTCAAGTATTTTGATAAATTTTTAGATGGCGTCTCTCAGTCATGGAAAGGAGAACTTCTCAAAAAGAGTG ATCTTCAAAAGCAATTTTAA